One segment of Methylotuvimicrobium sp. KM2 DNA contains the following:
- a CDS encoding autotransporter domain-containing protein, with the protein MFTQQGLFFQRKPCAMLRQLAWFLLVVLLGSFSLSHAAIVAPASVNLLTGQAARIVLANQGETIRITRGPANGALVNNGDGSVSYTPNSDYIGADSFSFAADFANEPITGSGTVNLNVRSSESMASFTNESQILKVISKSNAPELRRFYENFIRLDPSTQFEVLQSITPLQTAAQINSAAMQSNIQVRNLLYRLDEIRQMLRHGQETGGVQLSANGRTFSLASLFPSQAQGGGAGDEPESGDLFDNRLNVFVNAQYNKNDRITTDLEVGSDSDVFSITIGTDYRFTDALILGAAFGFSDTDTDYQRRAGNLLNRGYSASVYGSYFITDNLYLDGIFTYTGSAYDSQRMLLIPDALGNIARQNSRADFGGDQQRFSIGLGYDLPLKQWTFGVKARTEYGRMNIGAYQEKGPTGLNLLVDEQFNESVLTVLGWQVSYAYSAPFGVLLPHLGFDWEHEFKNNSRDMVMRFAHDPSLPFVIRTNNPDRDYFIFRAGMSAILANGISSFAQYETLLDQRYETMHTARIGVRWEF; encoded by the coding sequence ATGTTCACTCAACAAGGCCTTTTTTTTCAACGAAAACCCTGCGCGATGCTTCGTCAACTGGCTTGGTTTCTGCTCGTCGTTTTGCTCGGCAGTTTCAGCCTCAGCCATGCGGCAATCGTAGCGCCCGCATCAGTCAACCTCTTGACCGGTCAAGCAGCCAGAATCGTCCTAGCCAATCAAGGGGAAACGATCCGAATCACGCGAGGGCCCGCCAATGGCGCCTTGGTCAATAACGGCGACGGTTCGGTCAGTTACACTCCCAATAGCGATTATATCGGCGCCGACAGCTTTTCCTTCGCCGCCGACTTTGCCAATGAACCGATCACCGGCTCCGGGACCGTGAACTTGAATGTGAGGTCCAGCGAATCGATGGCGTCGTTCACGAATGAAAGCCAAATACTCAAGGTCATCAGCAAATCGAATGCGCCCGAACTGAGGCGATTCTACGAAAACTTCATCCGCCTGGACCCATCGACTCAATTCGAAGTGTTGCAATCGATAACGCCGCTGCAAACCGCAGCACAAATCAACTCGGCGGCGATGCAGTCGAACATTCAGGTTCGTAATTTGCTGTACCGTCTCGACGAAATTCGGCAAATGCTCAGGCACGGACAAGAAACCGGCGGCGTCCAGTTGAGCGCGAATGGTCGTACCTTCAGCTTGGCCAGCCTGTTTCCATCGCAAGCCCAAGGCGGCGGCGCCGGCGACGAACCGGAAAGCGGCGATTTGTTCGACAACCGCCTGAACGTTTTTGTCAACGCGCAATACAACAAAAACGATAGAATCACGACCGACTTAGAAGTCGGCTCGGACTCCGATGTTTTCAGCATCACCATCGGCACCGATTATCGTTTTACCGATGCATTGATACTGGGCGCCGCCTTCGGATTTAGCGATACCGACACGGATTATCAACGTAGAGCCGGTAACTTATTGAACCGAGGCTACAGCGCTTCTGTCTACGGTTCTTATTTCATCACCGACAACCTCTATCTGGACGGTATCTTCACCTATACGGGCAGTGCTTACGACTCGCAGCGGATGCTACTGATACCCGACGCGCTAGGGAACATTGCCCGGCAGAATAGCCGGGCCGACTTTGGCGGCGACCAACAACGCTTCAGCATCGGTTTGGGCTATGATTTACCGCTAAAACAATGGACATTCGGCGTCAAGGCGAGGACCGAATACGGCCGCATGAACATCGGTGCCTATCAGGAAAAAGGACCGACCGGTTTAAACCTACTCGTCGACGAGCAATTCAATGAGTCGGTGCTCACGGTGCTGGGATGGCAAGTCAGCTATGCCTATAGCGCGCCCTTCGGCGTGCTGCTGCCGCATTTGGGCTTCGATTGGGAACACGAGTTCAAAAACAACAGCCGGGACATGGTCATGCGTTTTGCCCACGACCCGTCATTGCCTTTTGTGATCAGGACCAATAACCCCGATCGGGATTATTTCATTTTTCGCGCCGGCATGAGCGCGATTTTGGCGAACGGTATCTCCTCGTTCGCCCAATATGAAACCTTGCTGGATCAACGTTACGAAACGATGCATACGGCACGCATCGGGGTTAGATGGGAGTTTTGA